The following coding sequences lie in one Pontibacter sp. G13 genomic window:
- a CDS encoding PKD domain-containing protein, whose amino-acid sequence MNHVSIRWFLLCGIFFIFAKPNLLAQTSADFTSDKNTGCSPFSLVVKFSDLSTGNPTSWTWYFGDASNSTSTLQSPTFIYSDPGCYDVTLVISGPQGTDSITKTCFIEMNAPPSPGFVLDQTEGCAPLTVTFTDTTGTGGSPITDYTYVLSDGSISMDPNPTFTFSNAPDTISVAMTVVNADGCSNTVVFQDQIYVYEAADLDFSVDVNSACSPPLTVNFTNNTTLNGATSPTYTWNFPGGSTPGGTSSSIGANPPPITYGADGQYDVELIMESANGCLDTLAFDNMVGIGGVTADFTASQTTICLGDSITFTSLSTGGVSSLAWDFGEFPGVDGTDPVESYTYSTPGVYTVSLFANNTDCGDTLVRTSYILVQPVPTAGYTVDHAEDCQPGLPFNFTDISTGAVAWDWDFGDGATSNQQNPTHVYSAYGTFVICLTVENAQGCTDVFCDSVEIAPPNVAFTRDPEEGCAPLSVQFTDNSTAIDPIISWNWDFGTPTAVPPTASVQNPSVVFPNPGSYPVTLIVATATGCTDTLRIGGAVRVGEPPVNGFSADKDTVCINEDITFEADSFNDDWEYLFDFQYVAPGNFTPYDTNVVTTIYPDSGLYSVALIVSDNGCNDTMVVNNMVFSSPPKAEFGVSDSIFCSLPDTIQFQDQSVGPADVYEWYINGSLYSTQQNPPAFPIPGTGVYIIDQIIVNTLTDCSDTATSIVFAGNPQASFTPSVTSGCAPLTVNFSNTSLNSTSTSVWSLAYNKPVPGQFIFGDSPTFVYQDTGEYSVSLVAIDQFGCRDTVSFDSLIRVDGAFANFGSSLTTGCPGANIQFSDSSTTTSNNIVSWSWDFGDPASGANNTSTLQNPAHSFSSPGSYDIRLAVVDDNGCQDTLVLNDYVLITFPEPDFTIVDDTTCKGALVQFVDSSQGIGLSYLWDFGDGMGTDTMSNPTYAYTDTGSFDVQLVLTDINGCVDSITYTDAVYIEYFRANFGGDPTSGFCPPMSSQFTDSSEGNVVGWEWDFGDGFGFSFLQDPGYVYFAPGQYDVRLIATHEEGCKDTLIREDYINLSGPNGSYEILPGDVCLGDTVCITLITTSTAAGFLDWKDGSVDSLLGLTATNDTITICHLYADPGNFKPEILLLDAQMPPCPYTLPQTDSVMIFSHPTAQILPQDTAGCAPLLIPFMDASIPGDSSISAWFWDFGDGDTANATNPVHLYTGNSLYNVTLMVEDINGCRDTATTTVATYQGAIAEFEADITRSCAPEDITFTDLSSGETVIDWQWIFGDGDTVNGDPNPVHEYLADTLYSVTLLIEDSLGCRDTLTKVDYIDLRRPEPYIYADVTSGCNPVEIRFHADSSILDTTVATYEYCVTEIATGIVTCESFNGGKVFYDYEFLNPGIYEVTVTITNVLGCGEISEPFQVIIDERVIPDPVVMRNVTVLERRVAEVLWEPYLGTDFVEYHIYRKVSGGNAIQVGTITDQAVVTFIDSSAVGNLNLEANSFCYQVLVLNTCGETSDIDQTEEHCTINLETLPALDAILLEWTPYVGYTVAQYEIYELDSYDLTNPPQPIAIVPGNTLSYLDEETFCREEKSYRIKAVASGGAIDQVSWGDLDAERPDHLEPTTPTDVLVATVTDSVIDISWDNYEGYLPDFYYLERSRNGLDWNLIDEFDLSIQSYTDTDVDVDNQSYYYRVFTVDQCEDVSVPGYIGKTILLQATRGISTQYPTLQWTPYLEWQNGVFQYRIEIFNDALGAWEEVGVVDGTLNFYEDRFTTLDQPVYEYRVIAIELGGNQLESYSNVSTVVFGPQVFAPNAFTPNGDLQNDRFRVFGRNLNTMELQIFNRWGEMIFRTLDPSSDQGGWDGTRDGVPVQEGVYVYRVNGVGEDGTPVELTGSVTLIR is encoded by the coding sequence ATGAATCACGTATCCATCCGTTGGTTTCTGCTGTGTGGAATCTTTTTCATATTTGCAAAACCTAATCTGCTTGCTCAGACTTCTGCTGACTTTACTTCCGACAAGAATACTGGGTGTAGCCCATTTTCTCTTGTGGTCAAGTTTTCAGATTTGTCTACGGGCAACCCCACTAGCTGGACTTGGTATTTTGGAGATGCCTCAAATAGTACCAGTACCCTTCAAAGCCCCACATTCATCTACTCCGATCCCGGATGTTATGATGTGACTTTGGTTATTTCTGGCCCTCAAGGGACCGATTCCATAACCAAAACGTGTTTCATCGAAATGAATGCCCCTCCATCACCGGGGTTTGTGTTGGATCAGACAGAGGGTTGTGCGCCACTTACTGTTACCTTCACAGACACTACTGGGACAGGAGGAAGCCCCATTACCGATTATACATATGTATTGTCGGATGGGTCGATTAGCATGGATCCTAATCCCACATTCACTTTTTCCAATGCTCCAGACACCATCAGTGTGGCCATGACGGTAGTGAATGCTGATGGCTGTTCCAATACGGTGGTTTTTCAGGACCAGATCTATGTATATGAAGCTGCGGATTTGGATTTTTCAGTAGATGTCAATTCTGCTTGTTCTCCCCCTTTGACGGTAAACTTTACGAACAATACCACGCTGAATGGGGCAACTTCTCCCACCTACACATGGAATTTTCCAGGCGGTTCGACTCCAGGGGGGACATCATCCTCAATAGGAGCCAATCCTCCTCCAATCACCTATGGTGCTGATGGTCAATACGATGTTGAGCTCATCATGGAATCAGCCAATGGTTGCTTGGATACTTTGGCTTTCGACAACATGGTGGGAATTGGTGGCGTAACTGCAGATTTCACCGCATCTCAAACCACAATTTGTTTGGGCGATAGCATCACATTCACCAGTTTGAGTACTGGAGGTGTAAGCTCATTGGCTTGGGACTTTGGTGAGTTTCCGGGTGTGGATGGAACCGATCCTGTAGAGTCTTATACTTATTCCACGCCGGGCGTTTACACAGTATCCCTTTTTGCCAATAACACCGATTGTGGAGATACACTAGTCCGTACAAGTTACATCCTCGTTCAGCCAGTCCCGACAGCTGGTTACACGGTTGACCATGCCGAAGATTGTCAGCCAGGGCTTCCATTCAACTTCACAGATATTTCTACTGGCGCGGTTGCATGGGATTGGGACTTTGGAGATGGCGCAACTAGCAATCAGCAGAATCCTACACATGTCTATTCGGCTTACGGAACATTTGTGATTTGCCTGACTGTGGAAAACGCGCAGGGATGTACTGATGTGTTCTGTGATTCTGTGGAAATTGCGCCGCCCAATGTGGCCTTTACCCGAGATCCAGAGGAAGGTTGTGCGCCATTGTCCGTACAGTTTACCGACAATTCCACCGCCATTGATCCGATCATCTCATGGAATTGGGACTTTGGTACGCCTACTGCCGTTCCGCCTACGGCATCTGTGCAAAACCCGTCTGTCGTATTTCCGAATCCGGGGAGTTATCCGGTAACCTTGATCGTTGCAACTGCAACCGGATGTACCGATACCTTGCGAATTGGTGGTGCCGTTAGAGTAGGAGAGCCTCCCGTCAATGGTTTTTCTGCCGACAAGGATACGGTCTGTATCAACGAAGACATCACATTCGAGGCAGACTCCTTCAATGATGATTGGGAGTATCTATTCGATTTTCAATATGTAGCTCCGGGGAACTTCACCCCTTATGATACCAATGTCGTAACCACGATTTATCCTGATTCTGGGTTGTACTCCGTAGCACTGATTGTCTCTGACAATGGATGTAATGATACCATGGTGGTCAACAACATGGTGTTCTCGTCCCCTCCAAAGGCGGAATTCGGGGTGTCAGATTCCATTTTCTGTAGTTTGCCAGACACGATCCAATTTCAGGATCAGTCAGTTGGACCTGCAGATGTATATGAATGGTACATCAATGGATCGCTTTACTCGACCCAACAGAATCCTCCAGCTTTCCCAATTCCGGGTACAGGGGTCTACATTATTGATCAGATTATTGTAAACACGCTCACAGACTGTAGCGATACCGCCACTTCCATTGTCTTTGCCGGAAATCCGCAGGCGAGCTTCACTCCTAGCGTAACATCAGGGTGTGCTCCATTAACTGTGAACTTTTCGAATACCTCGTTGAATAGTACTTCCACATCGGTTTGGAGCTTGGCATATAACAAGCCTGTTCCGGGGCAGTTTATTTTTGGGGATTCTCCTACTTTTGTTTATCAGGATACCGGGGAATACTCGGTAAGTTTGGTAGCCATTGATCAATTTGGTTGTCGAGATACCGTTTCGTTTGATAGCTTGATTCGAGTGGATGGAGCATTTGCCAATTTTGGATCTTCATTGACGACGGGATGTCCTGGTGCGAATATTCAATTCTCCGATTCTAGTACCACTACCTCAAATAACATTGTCAGCTGGTCTTGGGATTTTGGAGACCCGGCAAGTGGAGCCAACAATACTTCGACTTTGCAGAACCCTGCCCATAGCTTCTCTTCTCCGGGTAGCTACGACATTCGATTGGCGGTAGTGGATGACAATGGATGTCAAGACACGCTTGTTCTCAATGATTATGTGTTGATTACCTTTCCCGAGCCAGACTTTACCATTGTGGATGACACGACATGTAAAGGTGCTCTGGTTCAATTTGTAGATTCTTCTCAAGGCATTGGCCTCTCCTACCTTTGGGACTTTGGAGATGGCATGGGAACAGACACTATGTCTAACCCGACTTATGCCTATACAGATACGGGGTCATTCGATGTCCAATTGGTATTGACAGATATCAATGGATGTGTAGACAGCATCACCTATACCGATGCGGTATACATTGAGTATTTCCGTGCCAATTTCGGGGGTGATCCAACTTCCGGATTCTGTCCGCCAATGAGTTCTCAATTCACTGATTCCTCCGAAGGAAATGTAGTCGGTTGGGAATGGGATTTTGGTGATGGATTTGGCTTCAGTTTCCTTCAAGATCCTGGCTATGTCTACTTTGCGCCTGGTCAATATGACGTAAGGTTGATTGCTACTCATGAAGAGGGTTGTAAGGACACCTTGATCCGAGAAGATTATATCAATCTTTCTGGACCTAATGGTTCTTATGAAATCTTGCCGGGTGATGTGTGTTTGGGAGATACGGTATGCATCACCTTGATAACTACGAGTACGGCTGCAGGATTCCTAGACTGGAAAGATGGTAGCGTAGATTCTCTGTTGGGATTGACAGCGACCAACGATACGATTACGATCTGTCACCTGTATGCCGATCCTGGCAATTTCAAGCCCGAAATCTTGTTGCTGGATGCACAGATGCCGCCATGCCCTTATACACTGCCGCAGACGGATAGCGTGATGATTTTCTCACATCCAACTGCTCAGATCCTTCCTCAGGATACTGCAGGTTGTGCGCCACTGCTTATTCCTTTCATGGATGCCAGCATTCCGGGTGATTCGTCCATTAGTGCTTGGTTCTGGGACTTTGGAGATGGCGATACCGCAAATGCCACCAACCCTGTTCATTTATATACCGGCAATAGCCTGTACAACGTCACCTTGATGGTGGAGGACATCAATGGATGTCGAGATACAGCTACCACCACGGTTGCAACCTATCAAGGGGCTATTGCAGAGTTTGAAGCTGATATTACCAGAAGTTGTGCACCAGAGGATATCACTTTTACCGATTTGTCTTCGGGAGAAACGGTGATTGATTGGCAGTGGATTTTCGGAGATGGAGACACCGTGAATGGTGATCCCAATCCGGTACATGAGTACCTCGCTGATACGCTGTACTCTGTTACATTGCTGATCGAAGATTCGCTCGGTTGCCGCGATACGTTGACCAAAGTCGATTATATCGACCTAAGACGTCCGGAGCCTTATATCTACGCGGATGTGACCTCAGGATGTAATCCTGTAGAAATTAGATTCCACGCGGATTCTTCTATCTTGGACACAACCGTGGCGACCTACGAATACTGCGTGACTGAAATCGCGACTGGTATTGTTACCTGTGAGAGTTTCAATGGAGGGAAGGTGTTCTATGACTACGAATTCCTCAATCCGGGTATCTACGAGGTGACTGTGACCATTACCAATGTATTGGGTTGTGGAGAAATCTCTGAACCATTCCAAGTCATTATTGATGAGCGGGTCATTCCTGATCCGGTGGTTATGCGAAATGTGACTGTGTTGGAACGACGAGTAGCAGAGGTGCTCTGGGAGCCTTATTTGGGAACTGATTTTGTCGAATATCACATTTATCGCAAAGTGAGTGGCGGAAATGCCATTCAGGTTGGGACGATTACGGATCAAGCCGTAGTGACTTTCATCGACTCATCGGCAGTTGGAAACTTGAACTTGGAGGCCAATAGCTTCTGCTATCAGGTTTTGGTGCTGAATACCTGTGGGGAAACTTCAGATATAGATCAGACGGAGGAGCACTGTACCATCAATTTGGAAACCTTGCCTGCCTTGGATGCCATCTTGTTGGAATGGACACCTTACGTGGGCTATACCGTCGCTCAATACGAGATCTATGAATTGGATTCCTATGATTTGACCAATCCTCCTCAGCCTATCGCAATTGTTCCGGGCAACACCCTGTCTTATCTGGATGAGGAGACATTCTGCCGCGAAGAGAAATCTTACCGGATCAAGGCAGTTGCCAGTGGCGGTGCGATAGATCAGGTCTCATGGGGAGATCTGGATGCAGAGCGTCCTGATCACTTGGAGCCAACCACCCCAACTGATGTTTTGGTAGCAACTGTAACAGACTCTGTTATCGACATTTCTTGGGATAACTACGAAGGCTATCTCCCCGATTTCTACTATTTGGAAAGATCGAGAAACGGCTTGGATTGGAACTTGATCGACGAATTTGACTTGAGCATTCAGTCATACACTGATACTGATGTAGATGTCGATAATCAGTCATACTACTACAGGGTCTTTACTGTGGATCAGTGCGAGGACGTATCGGTGCCCGGTTATATCGGAAAGACGATCTTGTTGCAGGCCACTCGTGGGATCTCCACTCAATATCCAACCCTTCAATGGACGCCCTATTTGGAGTGGCAAAATGGAGTCTTCCAATATCGTATCGAGATCTTCAACGATGCATTGGGTGCATGGGAGGAAGTCGGTGTCGTCGATGGTACCTTGAACTTCTATGAAGACCGATTCACCACTCTGGATCAGCCAGTGTATGAATATCGGGTGATCGCAATTGAATTGGGAGGAAATCAACTAGAGTCTTACTCCAATGTTTCCACGGTGGTATTTGGGCCTCAGGTATTCGCGCCGAACGCCTTTACCCCGAACGGAGACCTCCAGAATGACCGGTTTCGGGTATTTGGCCGAAATCTCAACACCATGGAACTCCAGATCTTTAACCGATGGGGCGAAATGATCTTCCGGACTTTGGACCCATCCTCCGATCAAGGCGGTTGGGACGGTACCCGAGACGGTGTGCCTGTTCAGGAAGGGGTATATGTGTACCGTGTGAACGGTGTAGGAGAGGATGGTACCCCAGTTGAATTGACTGGTTCGGTTACTCTGATCAGATAA
- the porQ gene encoding type IX secretion system protein PorQ encodes MKQSTYLTLLLFLLPIGMKAQIGGRHAFDFVNIPVSARTLALGSINVSTQDEDLMMAIDNPALLNEDMHNRVGISLSPYVGGIFHEYVGYARHFEGVGTFHSAVQVINYGEMTEADATGQVLGSFSANEFAWVVGYSRKQGIFRYGANMKLLISQLAPGFSASGIAMDFGAAYRSKSELFHAGISVQNLGVQLTNYTASGERYPLPFQVVAGVSNKLKYMPLRFSITATNLEQPILIYQDPNPQPVIDPFTGEEIQPENTFFDNLFRHFVFGTEFLLGNALRLRAGYNYMRRQELRPENRGGFTGFSLGVGVNSRRVAFNYGYASYGIGNAFNSHQFSAIINLSKPEAE; translated from the coding sequence ATGAAGCAATCTACTTACCTGACGCTGCTGTTGTTTTTGTTGCCTATTGGGATGAAAGCCCAGATTGGGGGGCGGCATGCATTTGATTTTGTCAATATACCGGTTTCTGCGAGGACCTTGGCACTGGGATCGATCAATGTATCCACTCAGGATGAAGACCTGATGATGGCGATCGACAATCCAGCTCTGCTCAATGAGGACATGCACAACCGGGTAGGAATCTCCTTGAGTCCCTATGTGGGCGGCATCTTTCATGAATATGTCGGGTATGCTCGGCATTTTGAGGGAGTGGGAACCTTCCATTCCGCCGTTCAAGTCATCAATTATGGGGAAATGACAGAAGCGGATGCCACAGGTCAGGTGCTGGGTAGTTTTTCTGCCAACGAGTTTGCGTGGGTTGTGGGGTATTCGAGAAAGCAGGGGATCTTTCGGTATGGAGCCAATATGAAGCTTCTGATCTCTCAATTGGCCCCCGGCTTTTCCGCCTCTGGAATCGCGATGGATTTTGGTGCAGCTTATCGAAGTAAGTCAGAATTGTTCCATGCGGGCATTTCCGTTCAGAATTTGGGCGTTCAACTGACCAACTACACAGCTTCAGGGGAGCGATATCCACTGCCATTTCAGGTGGTAGCCGGAGTTTCCAATAAGCTCAAATACATGCCTTTGCGATTCTCCATCACCGCGACCAATCTCGAGCAGCCCATCCTCATCTATCAAGATCCCAATCCGCAACCAGTCATCGATCCTTTCACAGGGGAAGAAATTCAGCCGGAAAACACCTTCTTCGACAATTTATTTAGACATTTTGTATTCGGTACGGAGTTTTTGCTGGGAAATGCCCTACGCCTCAGAGCTGGATACAACTATATGCGTCGTCAGGAGCTTCGTCCTGAAAATCGTGGAGGCTTCACGGGTTTCTCTCTAGGAGTGGGTGTCAATAGCCGCCGAGTGGCATTCAATTATGGATATGCCAGCTATGGAATTGGAAATGCCTTCAATTCTCACCAGTTTTCTGCGATTATCAATCTGAGCAAGCCCGAAGCCGAATAG
- a CDS encoding TIGR00730 family Rossman fold protein gives MSNYFAERRKEWKKENQQHSWLVFKIMAEFVEGFEKMAEIGPCVSIFGSARTKTDHPNYLLATEIASKLTEAGFGIITGGGPGVMEAGNKGAHEAGGTSVGLNIMLPFEQHSNPYIQPDKNINFDYFFVRKVMFVKYAQGFVVLPGGFGTLDELFESLTLIQTYKIERFPVVLVGTEFWSGLLDWLKTAVLERAGNISPGDLDLFALVDTADEVVDHISNFYKTHRIKPNF, from the coding sequence ATGAGTAATTACTTCGCTGAAAGAAGAAAAGAATGGAAAAAGGAGAATCAACAACACTCCTGGCTCGTCTTCAAGATCATGGCAGAGTTTGTCGAAGGGTTTGAAAAAATGGCCGAGATCGGCCCTTGCGTTTCCATTTTCGGTTCCGCCCGAACCAAAACTGACCATCCCAACTATCTACTCGCTACGGAAATTGCCTCCAAATTGACCGAGGCCGGATTCGGCATCATCACGGGTGGTGGTCCCGGCGTCATGGAGGCGGGCAACAAAGGGGCACATGAAGCAGGAGGGACCTCGGTTGGCTTGAACATCATGCTCCCTTTCGAGCAACACTCCAATCCTTATATACAACCAGACAAGAACATCAATTTCGATTACTTCTTTGTCCGAAAGGTCATGTTCGTCAAATACGCTCAAGGCTTTGTGGTACTTCCGGGTGGATTCGGTACGCTGGATGAGCTTTTCGAATCCCTCACCTTGATTCAGACCTATAAGATCGAGCGATTTCCTGTGGTGCTAGTAGGAACCGAATTTTGGTCTGGCCTGCTCGATTGGCTCAAGACTGCCGTATTGGAGCGTGCAGGCAACATCTCCCCCGGGGATTTGGACCTTTTTGCGTTGGTGGATACCGCGGATGAGGTAGTGGACCATATCTCCAACTTCTACAAAACCCACAGAATCAAGCCCAACTTCTAG
- a CDS encoding lytic transglycosylase domain-containing protein → MAKFLFALIPLGILISGLSLRPEPQPEETLEPELSQAAPQLSVLRMQAPMTMDFCGTSVPLGNLEIWERLNRELQYQLKYPHGAKLVLKRFHRYEETFRSILEEQGIPQDFIYLAVAESQLSNATSPVGAQGFWQFMKPTAKAYGLEVSSTVDERFDPVKSTYAACRYLKESYERFGDWPLVAASYNMGMGGINRAMKRQQQFNYFHLELNPETHRYLFRILAYKLIIEHPKSYGLFVDQDDLYDPIPCKRILVRQNIGNLATFAESEGTDLETLRMMNPWLVSHNLVISRGKSFDIQIPMEDAPSANELLVQYPDQPDASDVDS, encoded by the coding sequence ATGGCTAAATTCTTATTCGCCCTGATCCCCCTTGGCATCCTCATCAGTGGATTGAGCCTCCGCCCCGAACCCCAGCCCGAAGAGACGCTGGAGCCGGAGTTGAGCCAAGCCGCGCCGCAACTGTCCGTTCTTCGGATGCAGGCACCGATGACCATGGACTTCTGCGGGACATCTGTTCCTCTCGGGAATCTGGAGATCTGGGAACGCCTCAATCGCGAACTTCAATACCAATTGAAATATCCTCACGGTGCCAAACTCGTCCTCAAGCGCTTCCATCGCTACGAGGAAACCTTCAGATCCATTCTGGAAGAGCAAGGCATCCCGCAGGACTTCATCTATCTCGCCGTTGCCGAGAGCCAATTGTCCAATGCGACCTCTCCGGTAGGAGCGCAGGGCTTCTGGCAGTTCATGAAACCCACTGCCAAAGCTTATGGCTTGGAAGTTTCTTCGACTGTGGATGAAAGATTTGATCCGGTAAAGTCCACTTACGCGGCTTGCCGATATCTCAAGGAATCCTATGAACGCTTTGGAGACTGGCCGTTGGTGGCAGCTTCCTACAACATGGGAATGGGAGGAATTAACCGCGCCATGAAGCGCCAACAGCAATTCAATTACTTCCACCTTGAGTTGAATCCTGAAACTCACCGATACCTGTTCCGAATTTTGGCCTATAAACTCATCATTGAGCATCCCAAATCCTACGGGCTCTTTGTAGATCAAGATGACCTCTACGATCCGATTCCGTGCAAGCGCATTCTGGTGAGGCAAAATATTGGCAATCTTGCTACCTTTGCAGAATCTGAGGGTACCGATCTGGAGACTCTCCGAATGATGAACCCTTGGCTAGTGTCCCACAACTTGGTCATTTCCAGAGGAAAATCTTTCGATATCCAGATCCCCATGGAGGATGCCCCTTCTGCTAACGAATTGCTGGTGCAATATCCCGATCAGCCCGATGCTTCCGATGTGGATTCGTGA